The following are encoded together in the Salvia hispanica cultivar TCC Black 2014 chromosome 6, UniMelb_Shisp_WGS_1.0, whole genome shotgun sequence genome:
- the LOC125194426 gene encoding bifunctional purple acid phosphatase 26-like isoform X2, translating to MLVELLLFSSVLLSCICNGNAGVTSAFVRNEWPSVDVALDDQAIAVPEGYNAPQQVHITQGDYDGKAVIVSWITADEPGSNKVRYGLSDGKYHFTAEGVMQKYTFYNYTSGYIHHCLLDDLQYDAKYYYEVEAGNSSRRFWFRTPPPIDLDAPYRFGIIGDLGQTYNSLSTLEHSLQLDAETILYVGDLSYADRYKYHDVGVRWDSWGRLAERSAAYQPWIWVAGNHEIEYFPYMGEVIPFRNYVYRYPTPHHTSGSSNPLWYAVRRASAHIIVLSTYSPFVKYTPQWLWLKEEFERVDRVKTPWLIVLMHAPMYNSYNSHFMEGEGMRVVFESWFCQYKVDVVFAGHVHAYERSYRVSNIKYNVSSGTSYAAPDKSAPVYITVGDGGNKGGLATSFKYPQPNYCAFREASYGHSTLEIKNRTHALYHWNRNDDGKRVPTDQMVLHNQYWRSNGRRRTKRKINLYSN from the exons ATGCTGGTTGAACTGCTGCTTTTCTCATCAGTGCTGTTGAGCTGCATTTGCAATGGCAATGCTGGTGTGACTAGTGCTTTTGTGCGTAATGAGTGGCCATCAGTTGATGTCGCTTTAGACGATCAAGCTATTGCAGTGCCTGAAGGTTACAATGCACCTCAACAG GTTCACATCACACAGGGCGATTATGATGGGAAGGCTGTGATCGTTTCATGGATTACAGCTGATGAGCCAGGCTCTAACAAAGTTCGGTATGGCTTATCAGAtggaaaatatcattttactGCAGAGGGAGTTATGCAAAAGTATACCTTCTACAACTATACATCTGGATATATTCATCACTGCCTACTTGATGATCTTCAG TATGACGCCAAGTATTACTATGAGGTCGAAGCTGGTAATTCTTCTAGAAGATTTTGGTTCCGAACACCACCACCAATTGATCTAGATGCTCCTTACAGATTTGGAATAATTG GTGATCTTGGGCAGACATACAATTCTCTTTCAACCCTCGAGCATAGCCTCCAGCTTGATGCAGAGACTATCTTATATGTTGGAGATCTTTCCTATGCTGATAGGTACAAATATCATGATGTTGGTGTCCGCTGGGATTCTTGGGGCCGTTTAGCTGAACGTAGTGCAGCATATCAGCCATGGATCTGGGTAGCTGGAAACCACGAAATAGAGTACTTCCCTTACATG GGGGAGGTTATTCCTTTCAGAAATTATGTTTACAGATACCCTACTCCTCATCATACTAGTGGAAGCAGTAATCCCCTCTGGTATGCAGTGAGACGGGCGTCTGCTCATATTATCGTCCTGTCCACCTATTCTCCATTCG TAAAATACACACCTCAATGGTTATGGCTAAAAGAAGAGTTCGAAAGGGTCGACAGGGTGAAGACTCCATGGCTCATAGTTTTGATGCACGCCCCAATGTACAATAGCTATAACTCTCATTTCATGGAGGGAGAAGGCATGAGAGTTGTGTTCGAGAGCTGGTTTTGCCAATACAAAGTTGATGTCGTCTTTGCTGGCCACGTCCACGCTTATGAGAGATCG TACCGCGtctcaaacataaaatacaaCGTTTCAAGTGGCACTTCGTATGCTGCACCGGACAAATCAGCTCCCGTTTACATCACTGTTGGTGATGGTGGAAACAAAGGGGGTCTTGCTACGAG CTTCAAGTATCCCCAGCCAAATTACTGCGCGTTTCGCGAAGCCAGCTACGGACATTCTACGTTGGAGATTAAAAACAGAACGCACGCGCTTTACCATTGGAATCGGAATGATGATGGGAAACGAGTTCCAACCGATCAAATGGTGCTGCACAACCAGTACTG GAGATCAAATGGTCGCAGAAGGACAAAGAGGAAAATCAATCTATATTCTAATTAA
- the LOC125194426 gene encoding bifunctional purple acid phosphatase 26-like isoform X1, which translates to MLVELLLFSSVLLSCICNGNAGVTSAFVRNEWPSVDVALDDQAIAVPEGYNAPQQVHITQGDYDGKAVIVSWITADEPGSNKVRYGLSDGKYHFTAEGVMQKYTFYNYTSGYIHHCLLDDLQYDAKYYYEVEAGNSSRRFWFRTPPPIDLDAPYRFGIIGDLGQTYNSLSTLEHSLQLDAETILYVGDLSYADRYKYHDVGVRWDSWGRLAERSAAYQPWIWVAGNHEIEYFPYMGEVIPFRNYVYRYPTPHHTSGSSNPLWYAVRRASAHIIVLSTYSPFVKYTPQWLWLKEEFERVDRVKTPWLIVLMHAPMYNSYNSHFMEGEGMRVVFESWFCQYKVDVVFAGHVHAYERSYRVSNIKYNVSSGTSYAAPDKSAPVYITVGDGGNKGGLATSFKYPQPNYCAFREASYGHSTLEIKNRTHALYHWNRNDDGKRVPTDQMVLHNQYWCCRRSNGRRRTKRKINLYSN; encoded by the exons ATGCTGGTTGAACTGCTGCTTTTCTCATCAGTGCTGTTGAGCTGCATTTGCAATGGCAATGCTGGTGTGACTAGTGCTTTTGTGCGTAATGAGTGGCCATCAGTTGATGTCGCTTTAGACGATCAAGCTATTGCAGTGCCTGAAGGTTACAATGCACCTCAACAG GTTCACATCACACAGGGCGATTATGATGGGAAGGCTGTGATCGTTTCATGGATTACAGCTGATGAGCCAGGCTCTAACAAAGTTCGGTATGGCTTATCAGAtggaaaatatcattttactGCAGAGGGAGTTATGCAAAAGTATACCTTCTACAACTATACATCTGGATATATTCATCACTGCCTACTTGATGATCTTCAG TATGACGCCAAGTATTACTATGAGGTCGAAGCTGGTAATTCTTCTAGAAGATTTTGGTTCCGAACACCACCACCAATTGATCTAGATGCTCCTTACAGATTTGGAATAATTG GTGATCTTGGGCAGACATACAATTCTCTTTCAACCCTCGAGCATAGCCTCCAGCTTGATGCAGAGACTATCTTATATGTTGGAGATCTTTCCTATGCTGATAGGTACAAATATCATGATGTTGGTGTCCGCTGGGATTCTTGGGGCCGTTTAGCTGAACGTAGTGCAGCATATCAGCCATGGATCTGGGTAGCTGGAAACCACGAAATAGAGTACTTCCCTTACATG GGGGAGGTTATTCCTTTCAGAAATTATGTTTACAGATACCCTACTCCTCATCATACTAGTGGAAGCAGTAATCCCCTCTGGTATGCAGTGAGACGGGCGTCTGCTCATATTATCGTCCTGTCCACCTATTCTCCATTCG TAAAATACACACCTCAATGGTTATGGCTAAAAGAAGAGTTCGAAAGGGTCGACAGGGTGAAGACTCCATGGCTCATAGTTTTGATGCACGCCCCAATGTACAATAGCTATAACTCTCATTTCATGGAGGGAGAAGGCATGAGAGTTGTGTTCGAGAGCTGGTTTTGCCAATACAAAGTTGATGTCGTCTTTGCTGGCCACGTCCACGCTTATGAGAGATCG TACCGCGtctcaaacataaaatacaaCGTTTCAAGTGGCACTTCGTATGCTGCACCGGACAAATCAGCTCCCGTTTACATCACTGTTGGTGATGGTGGAAACAAAGGGGGTCTTGCTACGAG CTTCAAGTATCCCCAGCCAAATTACTGCGCGTTTCGCGAAGCCAGCTACGGACATTCTACGTTGGAGATTAAAAACAGAACGCACGCGCTTTACCATTGGAATCGGAATGATGATGGGAAACGAGTTCCAACCGATCAAATGGTGCTGCACAACCAGTACTG GTGTTGCAGGAGATCAAATGGTCGCAGAAGGACAAAGAGGAAAATCAATCTATATTCTAATTAA
- the LOC125194428 gene encoding monogalactosyldiacylglycerol synthase 2, chloroplastic-like, whose translation MVMKAASPRESINKVFERVGVHRFGVRSSQKRCRHEYGEEDGTMELQQIGAERTKNVLILMSDTGGGHRASAEAIKDAFRLEYGDQYRVFIKDVWKEYTGWPLNDMERQYKFMVKHVQLWSLAFHSTSPKWIHSVYLAAIAAFYAKEVEAGLMEYKPDIIISVHPLMQHIPLWVLKWQKLHKKVVFATVITDLNTCHRTWFHPSVNRLYCPSEEVAKRALLDGLQESQIRVFGLPIRPSFVQAVFSKDDLRIELEMDLQLPAVLLMGGGEGMGPVKETAKALSEALFDTELERPIGQLIIICGRNETLASTLQSLEWKIPVKIRGFEKQMQKWMGACDCIITKAGPGTIAEALIRGLPIILNDYIPGQEKGNVPYVVENGAGVFTRNAKETARIVAEWFGEKKEELHRMSGNALKLAQPNAVFDIVRDVHELAWPRGTLASAPYVLTPSLSSLIC comes from the exons ATGGAGCTGCAGCAGATTGGTGCTGAGAGGACCAAGAATGTGCTGATTCTCATGAGTGATACTGGTGGCGGCCACCGAGCATCGGCTGAGGCCATCAAGGATGCTTTCCGGCTAGAATACGGGGATCAATATAGG GTTTTCATCAAGGATGTGTGGAAAGAGTACACTGGCTGGCCGTTGAATGACATGGAACGGCAGTACAAGTTCATGGTCAAACACGTGCAGCTTTGGAGCCTAGCGTTTCACAGCACCTCCCCAAAATGGATACATTCCGTCTATCTCGCTGCCATTGCTGCATTCTATGCCAA GGAGGTTGAGGCCGGTCTGATGGAGTACAAGCCGGATATCATCATCAGTGTCCATCCCCTGATGCAGCACATCCCGTTGTGGGTGCTCAAATGGCAAAAACTACACAAGAAAGTGGTCTTTGCTACAGTCATCACAGACCTCAACACTTGCCATCGTACATG GTTTCATCCATCCGTGAACAGACTGTACTGCCCCTCGGAGGAGGTGGCAAAGAGGGCTTTGCTTGATGGTCTCCAAGAGTCTCAAATCCGCGTTTTTGGCTTGCCCATTCGACCTTCTTTCGTTCAAGCAGTTTTCTCCAAG GATGATTTGAGGATAGAACTCGAGATGGACCTGCAGTTGCCGGCTGTTCTGCTGATGGGGGGCGGAGAAGGCATGGGGCCGGTTAAGGAAACAGCAAAGGCTCTCTCAGAAGCCCTGTTCGACACAGAACTTGAGAGGCCGATAGGCCAGCTGATCATCATCTGTGGTCGGAATGAGACGCTAGCTTCCACGTTGCAATCACTCGAGTGGAAAATACCCGTCAAg ATCAGAGGCTTTGAGAAGCAGATGCAGAAATGGATGGGTGCTTGTGACTGCATTATCACAAAA GCCGGTCCAGGTACCATCGCGGAAGCATTGATACGAGGCCTTCCCATTATACTCAACGACTACATCCCCGGACAA GAGAAAGGCAATGTGCCATACGTGGTCGAGAATGGGGCAGGCGTGTTCACCAGAAACGCAAAGGAGACTGCAAGGATAGTGGCTGAGTGGTTCGGGGAGAAGAAGGAGGAGCTCCATAGGATGTCGGGAAATGCTCTGAAACTCGCGCAGCCTAATGCAGTGTTCGACATTGTTAGAGACGTGCACGAGCTAGCCTGGCCGAGAGGCACTCTAGCTAGCGCTCCCTATGTGCTGACACCGTCGCTGTCGAGCTTGATCTGTTAG